In Nocardia asteroides, a single genomic region encodes these proteins:
- a CDS encoding TIGR03618 family F420-dependent PPOX class oxidoreductase encodes MRLPESARALIGAGADATLVTLNPDGSPQVSVVWVAFRAGDDGDELLTAHLGEYRKVRNVRADGRVALTILATESGPFMRPYLAVTGTAEVEEGGAPELLRELAATLAPTAGFPPADAPPGLITRIRIDRIGGIGPWTE; translated from the coding sequence ATGCGACTTCCCGAATCCGCGCGCGCCCTGATCGGCGCCGGCGCGGACGCCACCCTGGTGACCCTGAACCCCGACGGCAGCCCGCAGGTCAGCGTGGTCTGGGTGGCCTTCCGCGCCGGCGATGACGGCGACGAACTGCTCACCGCCCATCTCGGCGAGTACCGGAAGGTGCGCAATGTCCGCGCCGACGGCCGGGTCGCGCTGACAATTCTGGCCACGGAATCCGGGCCGTTCATGCGGCCCTACCTCGCGGTCACCGGCACCGCAGAGGTCGAGGAGGGCGGCGCCCCCGAGCTGCTCCGTGAGCTGGCCGCCACGCTCGCCCCCACCGCGGGCTTCCCGCCCGCCGACGCCCCGCCCGGGCTGATCACCCGGATCCGGATCGACCGGATCGGCGGCATCGGCCCCTGGACCGAGTGA